In Streptomyces puniciscabiei, a single genomic region encodes these proteins:
- a CDS encoding alpha/beta fold hydrolase: MGHGRTTLRTAAAGAVSAALIAGSVVGLAPAAQAAGPDVRFVDITGDGGTVLKANVVTPAGADGSHSYPLIVLPTSWSLPQVEYLAQAQKLADAGYVVLTYNVRGFWQSGGQIEVAGPPDIADASKVIDWALANTPADPRHVGMAGVSYGAGISLLAAAHDRRIKAVAALSGWADLIDSIYSGRTQHVQAAAVLDGTATLTGRESPELREIFDNLYSSNLSKEQEMIDWGRKRSAATYVDQLNKNGAAVMLANAWGDTVFPANQEADFYRKLTVPKRLELRPGDHATAELTGLFGLPNDVWTDTERWLDHYLKGADNGIDREQPVQLKSRSAGGYEGYPDWKSVEATRRKFALPGSTTIHANVDSGADGGVVFLSSILDQVAQLPPMAAIPLLPRRWAAVWQSERYAGTQKVRGTATLHTTLTPTAESGTLVAYLYDVGPLGVGKLVTNAPYTWHGRTPGEPFDVDLDLFSTAYDVPAGHRLALVVDTVDPLYIEHNPSGAQLTFSSPPDDPSYVSVPLGEQ, translated from the coding sequence ATGGGACACGGTCGCACCACTTTGCGCACCGCCGCCGCAGGAGCCGTCTCGGCGGCGCTCATCGCCGGAAGTGTCGTCGGCCTGGCGCCCGCCGCCCAGGCCGCCGGCCCGGACGTCCGGTTCGTCGACATCACCGGCGACGGCGGCACCGTGCTGAAGGCGAACGTCGTCACGCCCGCGGGCGCCGACGGCTCGCACAGCTACCCGCTCATCGTGCTGCCCACGAGCTGGAGCCTGCCCCAGGTGGAGTACCTCGCCCAGGCGCAGAAGCTCGCCGACGCCGGCTATGTGGTGCTCACCTACAACGTGCGCGGTTTCTGGCAGTCCGGCGGACAGATAGAAGTGGCCGGTCCGCCGGACATAGCGGACGCCTCCAAGGTCATCGACTGGGCCCTCGCCAACACCCCGGCCGACCCGCGGCACGTGGGCATGGCCGGGGTGTCGTACGGCGCCGGGATCAGCCTGCTCGCCGCCGCGCACGACAGGCGCATCAAGGCCGTGGCCGCGCTCAGCGGCTGGGCGGACCTGATCGACTCGATCTACTCGGGCCGCACCCAGCACGTCCAGGCGGCCGCCGTACTGGACGGCACGGCCACCCTGACCGGCCGGGAGAGCCCCGAACTGCGCGAGATCTTCGACAACTTGTACTCCTCGAACCTGTCCAAGGAACAGGAGATGATCGACTGGGGGCGGAAACGTTCCGCCGCGACCTATGTCGATCAGCTCAACAAGAACGGCGCGGCCGTCATGCTCGCCAACGCCTGGGGCGACACCGTCTTCCCGGCGAACCAGGAGGCCGACTTCTACCGGAAGCTGACCGTCCCCAAGCGCCTGGAGCTGCGCCCCGGCGACCACGCGACCGCCGAACTGACGGGCCTGTTCGGGCTGCCCAACGACGTCTGGACGGACACCGAGCGCTGGCTCGACCACTATCTGAAGGGCGCCGACAACGGCATCGACCGTGAGCAGCCGGTCCAGCTGAAGTCCCGTAGCGCGGGGGGATACGAGGGCTACCCGGACTGGAAGTCGGTCGAGGCGACGCGCAGGAAGTTCGCGCTCCCGGGCTCCACCACCATCCACGCCAACGTCGACTCCGGCGCGGACGGCGGGGTCGTCTTCCTGTCCAGCATCCTCGACCAGGTCGCGCAGCTGCCGCCCATGGCCGCCATCCCGTTGCTGCCGCGCCGCTGGGCGGCCGTCTGGCAGTCGGAGCGGTACGCCGGCACCCAGAAGGTGCGCGGCACGGCCACCCTGCACACCACGCTCACTCCCACCGCGGAGAGCGGCACCCTCGTGGCCTACCTGTACGACGTCGGGCCGCTCGGTGTCGGCAAGCTGGTCACCAACGCGCCGTACACCTGGCACGGGCGGACACCCGGCGAACCGTTCGACGTGGACCTGGACCTGTTCTCCACGGCCTACGACGTTCCCGCCGGGCACCGCCTCGCGCTGGTGGTCGACACGGTCGACCCGCTGTACATCGAGCACAACCCGTCCGGCGCGCAGCTGACCTTCTCCTCGCCCCCGGACGACCCGTCGTACGTGTCCGTCCCGCTCGGCGAGCAGTGA
- a CDS encoding helix-turn-helix domain-containing protein: MVRTPLTPEERERGERLGQLLREARGGRSMPEVAAQAGISAETLRKIETGRAPTPAFFTVAALAGALGLSMDELVARCALAPA; this comes from the coding sequence ATGGTGCGCACCCCCCTCACTCCCGAAGAGCGCGAACGCGGCGAGCGGCTCGGACAGTTGCTGCGCGAGGCGCGCGGCGGGCGGAGCATGCCCGAGGTCGCCGCGCAGGCGGGCATCTCCGCCGAGACGCTGCGCAAGATCGAGACGGGCCGGGCGCCGACACCGGCGTTCTTCACTGTGGCCGCGCTGGCCGGGGCTCTCGGGCTGTCGATGGACGAGCTGGTGGCGCGGTGTGCCCTCGCGCCCGCATGA
- a CDS encoding ATP-dependent Clp protease ATP-binding subunit, translated as MTNGYPPDPFGEFLARFFGGSAGARGAPRHIDIGRLLSQPARELVRGAALYAVEHGSRDLDTQHLLRAAVAAEPTRSLLSRAGADPDSLASEIDDRAGPAQHPPGEAPPPTSLSLTPAVKRALLDAHDLARASGAGYIGPEHVLSALAANPDSAAGHILNAARFSAGSLPPEAPESAPVRVERPRATGTPTLDKYGRDLTELARQGRIDPVIGRDTEIEQTIEVLSRRGKNNPVLIGDAGVGKTAIVEGLAERIADSDVPDVLAGRRVVALDLTGVVAGTRYRGDFEERLNTIVEEIRSHSDKLIVFLDELHTVVGAGSGGEGGSMDAGNILKPALARGELHIVGATTLEEFRRIEKDAALARRFQPILVPEPTTEDTIEILRGLRDRYEAHHQVRYTDEALVAAVELSDRYLTDRRLPDKAIDLIDQAGARVRLGAGTKGADVRALEREVEQLVCDKDQAVAGEDYDKAKELRDRIGELKQRIAEASHEDKADEGLDLEVTAEAIAEVVSRQTGIPVSRLTQEEKERLLGLEEHLHQRVVGQEEAVAVVSEAVLRSRAGLASPNRPIGSFLFLGPTGVGKTELARALAEALFGSEDRMVRLDMSEYQERHTVSRLVGAPPGYVGHEEAGQLTEVVRRHPYSLLLLDEVEKAHPDVFNILLQVLDDGRLTDSQGRTVDFTNTVIVMTSNLGSDAIIRRGGGIGFGPGGAEADEEARREQILRPLREHFRPEFLNRIDEIVVFRQLTSEQLRQITDLLLEGTRRLLDGQGVAVTFTDAAVDWIAERGYQPEYGARPLRRTIQREVDNQLSRLLLNGTISEGSRVTVGVADGRLDFRTEETQPPAPEL; from the coding sequence ATGACCAACGGCTACCCTCCTGACCCCTTCGGTGAATTCCTGGCCCGCTTCTTCGGCGGATCCGCCGGAGCCCGCGGCGCGCCTCGCCACATCGACATCGGCCGGCTGCTCAGCCAGCCGGCCCGCGAGCTGGTCAGAGGGGCCGCCCTGTACGCCGTCGAGCACGGCAGCCGGGACCTGGACACCCAGCACCTGCTGCGCGCCGCCGTGGCGGCCGAGCCCACCCGGAGCCTGCTGAGCCGGGCGGGCGCGGACCCGGACTCGCTCGCGTCGGAGATCGACGACCGGGCCGGCCCGGCGCAGCACCCGCCGGGCGAGGCGCCGCCGCCGACGTCGCTCTCGCTCACCCCGGCGGTCAAGCGCGCTCTGCTGGACGCGCACGACCTGGCGCGGGCGAGCGGCGCCGGGTACATCGGCCCGGAGCACGTCCTGAGCGCGCTGGCGGCCAACCCGGACTCGGCGGCGGGCCACATCCTGAACGCGGCCCGGTTCTCGGCCGGCTCCCTGCCGCCGGAGGCCCCGGAGAGCGCCCCGGTCCGGGTGGAGCGGCCGCGCGCCACCGGCACGCCCACGCTGGACAAGTACGGCCGCGATCTGACCGAGCTGGCCCGGCAGGGCCGGATCGACCCGGTCATCGGCCGGGACACCGAGATCGAGCAGACCATCGAGGTGCTGTCCCGGCGCGGCAAGAACAACCCGGTGCTGATCGGGGACGCGGGGGTGGGCAAGACCGCCATCGTCGAGGGCCTCGCCGAGCGCATCGCCGACTCGGACGTGCCGGACGTCCTGGCGGGCCGCCGGGTCGTGGCCCTGGACCTGACCGGCGTCGTCGCCGGCACCCGCTACCGGGGCGACTTCGAGGAGCGCCTGAACACCATCGTGGAGGAGATCCGCTCCCACTCGGACAAGCTGATCGTGTTCCTCGACGAGCTGCACACCGTCGTGGGTGCGGGCTCCGGCGGCGAGGGCGGCTCGATGGACGCGGGCAACATCCTCAAGCCCGCCCTGGCGCGGGGCGAGCTGCACATCGTGGGCGCGACCACGCTGGAGGAGTTCCGGCGGATCGAGAAGGACGCGGCGCTGGCCCGCCGGTTCCAGCCGATCCTGGTGCCCGAGCCGACGACCGAGGACACGATCGAGATCCTGCGCGGGCTGCGCGACCGGTACGAGGCCCACCACCAGGTCCGCTACACCGACGAGGCGCTGGTGGCCGCCGTGGAGCTGTCGGACCGGTATCTCACCGACCGGCGGCTGCCGGACAAGGCGATCGACCTGATCGACCAGGCGGGCGCGCGGGTCCGGCTCGGTGCCGGGACGAAGGGCGCGGACGTGCGCGCGCTGGAGCGCGAGGTGGAGCAGCTGGTCTGCGACAAGGACCAGGCGGTCGCGGGCGAGGACTACGACAAGGCCAAGGAGCTGCGCGACCGGATCGGCGAGCTGAAGCAGCGCATCGCCGAGGCGAGCCACGAGGACAAGGCCGACGAGGGGCTGGACCTGGAGGTGACGGCGGAGGCCATCGCCGAGGTGGTGTCCCGGCAGACCGGCATCCCGGTCAGCCGGCTCACCCAGGAGGAGAAGGAGCGGCTGCTCGGCCTGGAGGAACACCTGCACCAGCGGGTCGTCGGCCAGGAGGAGGCGGTCGCCGTGGTCTCCGAGGCCGTGCTGCGCTCCCGGGCGGGCCTCGCGAGCCCGAACCGGCCGATCGGCAGCTTCCTGTTCCTCGGCCCGACCGGCGTCGGCAAGACCGAGCTGGCCCGGGCGCTGGCGGAGGCGCTGTTCGGCAGCGAGGACCGCATGGTCCGGCTCGACATGAGCGAGTACCAGGAGCGGCACACCGTCTCCCGGCTGGTCGGCGCCCCGCCCGGGTACGTCGGCCACGAGGAGGCCGGTCAGCTCACCGAGGTGGTGCGCCGGCACCCGTACTCGCTGCTGCTGCTGGACGAGGTGGAGAAGGCCCACCCGGACGTCTTCAACATCCTGCTGCAGGTCCTGGACGACGGCCGGCTGACCGACTCGCAGGGCCGGACGGTGGACTTCACCAACACGGTCATCGTGATGACCAGCAACCTCGGCTCCGATGCGATCATCCGGCGCGGCGGAGGGATCGGGTTCGGGCCGGGCGGCGCGGAGGCGGACGAGGAGGCGCGGCGCGAGCAGATCCTGCGGCCGCTGCGCGAGCACTTCCGGCCGGAGTTCCTCAACCGCATCGACGAGATCGTGGTCTTCCGGCAGCTGACGAGCGAGCAACTGCGGCAGATCACCGATCTGTTGCTGGAGGGCACCCGGCGGCTGCTGGACGGGCAGGGCGTCGCGGTCACGTTCACGGACGCGGCCGTCGACTGGATCGCCGAGCGCGGCTACCAGCCGGAGTACGGCGCCCGGCCGCTGCGCCGCACCATTCAGCGGGAGGTGGACAACCAGCTGTCGCGGCTGCTGCTGAACGGCACGATCTCCGAGGGCAGCCGGGTGACGGTGGGCGTCGCGGACGGGCGGCTGGACTTCCGTACCGAGGAAACCCAGCCGCCCGCACCGGAGTTGTAG
- the ggt gene encoding gamma-glutamyltransferase codes for MGRPGTRRMAVLAVSAALVSVGAAAPPAATTTGTPTKVPVAVGYGGAVASVDADASAAGIEVLRHGGNAVDAAVATAAALGVTEPYSAGIGGGGYFVYYDAKSRTVHTIDGRETAPLSADSDLFLEHGKPLAFADAVSSGLSVGTPGTPATWQTALDEWGSKRLGTVLRPAERIARDGFTVDDTFRSQTASNETRFRYFPDTAKLFLPNGQLPVVGSTFKNPELARTYEELGRRGIDAVYRGDIGDDIVKTVEHPPVDPASGWNARPGKLAEKDLAVYRAKFQAPTRTSYRGLNVYSIAPSSSGGTTVGEALNILENTDLSKASEAQYLHHFIEASRIAFADRGRWVGDPAFEDVPTTELLSQRYADSRACLIKDDAVLTSPLAPGDPRHPAACGKGGTAAPTTYEGQNTTHLTVADKWGNVVSYTLTIEQTGGSGITVPGRGFLLNNELTDFSFAPANPAVHDPNLPGPGKRPRSSISPTIVLDRSNRPVVALGSPGGATIITTVLQTLTEFLDRHLPLVDAIAAPRASQRNAAKTELEPALYNSDLRKQLEAIGHSFSLNPEIGAATGVQRLPGGKWLAAAEKVRRGGGSAMVVDPAP; via the coding sequence ATGGGTCGTCCTGGCACGCGGAGAATGGCGGTTCTGGCGGTCTCGGCCGCGCTGGTGTCGGTGGGGGCGGCGGCGCCGCCCGCCGCGACAACGACCGGCACGCCCACCAAGGTTCCCGTGGCGGTGGGCTACGGCGGCGCGGTCGCCAGCGTCGACGCGGACGCCTCCGCCGCCGGCATCGAGGTACTCAGACACGGCGGCAACGCGGTCGACGCGGCCGTCGCCACCGCCGCCGCGCTCGGCGTCACCGAGCCGTACTCCGCGGGCATCGGCGGTGGCGGCTACTTCGTCTACTACGACGCCAAGTCGCGCACGGTGCACACCATCGACGGCCGGGAGACGGCGCCGCTCAGCGCCGACTCCGACCTGTTCCTGGAACACGGCAAGCCGCTCGCCTTCGCGGACGCCGTCAGCAGCGGCCTGAGCGTCGGCACCCCCGGCACGCCCGCGACCTGGCAGACCGCGCTGGACGAGTGGGGCAGCAAGCGGCTCGGCACGGTCCTGCGGCCGGCCGAGCGGATAGCCCGTGACGGCTTCACGGTGGACGACACCTTCCGCTCGCAGACCGCCTCCAACGAGACCCGGTTCCGCTACTTCCCGGACACCGCGAAGCTGTTCCTGCCCAACGGACAGCTGCCCGTCGTCGGCTCCACCTTCAAGAACCCCGAACTCGCCCGCACCTACGAGGAGCTGGGCCGCCGGGGCATCGACGCCGTCTACCGCGGGGACATCGGCGACGACATCGTCAAGACGGTCGAACACCCGCCCGTGGACCCCGCCTCCGGCTGGAACGCCCGCCCCGGCAAGCTGGCCGAGAAGGACCTCGCCGTCTACCGGGCCAAGTTCCAGGCGCCCACCAGGACGTCGTACCGCGGTCTGAACGTGTACTCCATCGCGCCCTCCTCCTCGGGCGGCACCACGGTCGGCGAGGCCCTCAACATCCTGGAGAACACCGACCTGTCGAAGGCGAGCGAGGCGCAGTACCTGCACCACTTCATCGAGGCGAGCCGGATCGCCTTCGCCGACCGCGGGCGCTGGGTCGGCGACCCCGCCTTCGAGGACGTACCGACGACGGAACTGCTGTCGCAGCGGTACGCCGACTCGCGGGCCTGCCTGATCAAGGACGACGCGGTCCTCACCAGCCCGCTCGCCCCCGGCGACCCGCGCCACCCGGCGGCCTGCGGCAAGGGTGGTACGGCGGCCCCGACGACGTACGAGGGCCAGAACACCACCCACCTGACCGTGGCCGACAAGTGGGGCAACGTCGTCTCCTACACGCTCACCATCGAGCAGACCGGCGGCAGCGGCATCACCGTGCCCGGCCGTGGCTTCCTGCTCAACAACGAGCTGACCGACTTCTCCTTCGCCCCCGCCAACCCGGCCGTGCACGACCCGAACCTGCCCGGCCCGGGCAAGCGGCCGCGCTCGTCGATCTCCCCGACGATCGTGCTGGACCGGAGCAACCGGCCGGTGGTGGCGCTCGGTTCGCCCGGTGGCGCGACCATCATCACCACCGTGCTGCAGACCCTCACCGAGTTCCTCGACCGTCATCTGCCGCTGGTCGACGCCATCGCCGCACCGCGTGCCAGCCAGCGCAACGCGGCGAAGACGGAACTCGAACCGGCCCTGTACAACAGTGATCTGCGCAAGCAGCTCGAGGCCATCGGTCATTCCTTCTCGCTCAACCCCGAGATCGGTGCGGCGACCGGTGTGCAACGGCTGCCGGGCGGCAAGTGGCTGGCCGCCGCCGAGAAGGTACGGCGCGGCGGCGGCTCGGCGATGGTGGTGGACCCGGCGCCGTAG
- the map gene encoding type I methionyl aminopeptidase encodes MVELKTDTSIDAMHAAGQVVARALTAVRHAADVGVSPLELDEVAREVLREAGASSPFLGYRPSFAPTPFPAVICASVNDAIVHGIPTGHRLRDGDLVSIDCGATLDGWAGDSAISFTVGRPRPADLRLIETAERALAAGIEAAVPGNRIGDIAHAVGRICRSAGYGIPDGFGGHGIGRRMHEDPDVPNEGRPGRGLPLRPGMVLAIEPMLIASGKDSYYAAGDGWTLRTSDGSRAAHVEHTVAITDSGPRILTAREAP; translated from the coding sequence ATGGTGGAACTGAAGACGGACACTTCGATCGACGCGATGCACGCGGCCGGCCAGGTCGTCGCGCGGGCCCTGACCGCCGTACGACACGCCGCGGACGTCGGCGTCTCCCCGCTGGAGCTGGACGAGGTGGCACGGGAGGTGCTGCGCGAGGCCGGGGCCTCGTCGCCGTTCCTGGGCTACCGCCCGTCCTTCGCCCCGACCCCCTTTCCCGCCGTGATCTGCGCCTCCGTGAACGACGCGATCGTGCACGGCATCCCGACCGGCCACCGCCTCCGCGACGGCGACCTGGTCTCGATCGACTGCGGCGCCACCCTGGACGGCTGGGCGGGCGACTCGGCGATCAGCTTCACGGTGGGCCGCCCGCGCCCGGCGGACCTGCGCCTGATCGAGACGGCCGAGCGGGCGCTGGCGGCCGGCATCGAGGCCGCCGTCCCCGGCAACCGCATCGGCGACATCGCCCACGCCGTCGGCCGGATCTGCCGCAGCGCCGGCTACGGCATCCCCGACGGCTTCGGCGGCCACGGCATCGGCCGCCGTATGCACGAGGACCCCGACGTCCCCAACGAGGGCCGCCCGGGGCGTGGGCTCCCGCTGCGCCCCGGTATGGTCCTCGCCATCGAGCCCATGCTCATCGCGAGCGGCAAGGACAGCTACTACGCGGCCGGCGACGGCTGGACCCTGAGGACGAGCGACGGCTCCCGCGCGGCCCACGTCGAGCACACAGTGGCCATCACAGACTCGGGTCCCCGGATCCTCACGGCGCGGGAAGCGCCCTGA